The Chryseobacterium aureum genome contains a region encoding:
- a CDS encoding polyprenyl synthetase family protein codes for MANIVEEIKRPINDEMKLFEQKFYESMQSKVALLDKVTRFIVTTKGKQMRPMFVFLCAKLVGEVTEKTYRGASMIELIHTATLVHDDVVDESFKRRNFFSINALWKNKIAVLVGDYLLSKSVLLSTDHKDYDLLGVISRTIREMSEGELLQLEKARKLDITEDVYYEIIRQKTATLIAACCEIGVLSNNADEALAKKMMDFGTFTGMAFQIKDDLFDYLSSNVIGKPVGIDIKEQKMTLPLIYTLREAGEKDRKYYFDTIKRYNNNPKRVKELIEFVKSSGGLEYAITVMKDFQQKAKDILNEFPDSEAKRSLHSMLDYVIERKF; via the coding sequence GTGGCAAACATTGTAGAAGAGATTAAACGACCGATCAATGATGAAATGAAGCTTTTTGAACAGAAGTTTTATGAATCAATGCAGAGTAAAGTAGCTTTATTGGATAAGGTAACCCGTTTTATTGTTACCACCAAAGGAAAGCAGATGCGTCCTATGTTTGTGTTTCTTTGCGCCAAACTGGTAGGAGAGGTGACAGAAAAAACCTATCGCGGTGCCTCTATGATCGAGCTGATTCATACGGCTACCTTGGTTCATGATGATGTGGTGGACGAAAGCTTTAAGCGACGTAATTTCTTTTCAATTAATGCTTTATGGAAGAATAAAATTGCGGTTTTGGTAGGCGATTACCTTTTGTCAAAATCCGTTTTACTATCTACAGACCATAAAGATTATGACCTTTTGGGAGTAATTTCCAGAACTATCCGCGAAATGTCTGAAGGTGAGCTTCTTCAGTTGGAAAAAGCCAGAAAACTGGATATCACAGAAGATGTTTACTATGAAATTATCCGTCAGAAGACCGCTACGCTGATTGCTGCCTGCTGTGAAATAGGTGTTCTTTCCAACAACGCAGATGAAGCTCTTGCCAAGAAGATGATGGATTTCGGAACCTTTACAGGAATGGCATTCCAGATTAAAGATGACCTTTTTGATTATCTGAGTTCAAACGTGATAGGTAAACCTGTAGGGATTGATATTAAAGAACAGAAGATGACCCTGCCTTTAATTTATACTCTGAGAGAAGCCGGTGAAAAAGACAGAAAATATTATTTCGATACCATAAAACGCTATAATAACAATCCCAAAAGAGTAAAAGAGCTGATAGAATTTGTTAAAAGTTCAGGTGGTCTGGAATATGCCATTACGGTGATGAAAGACTTCCAGCAGAAAGCAAAAGATATTCTGAATGAATTCCCGGATTCTGAAGCAAAAAGATCATTACATAGTATGCTGGATTATGTAATTGAAAGAAAATTCTGA